One Candidatus Acidiferrales bacterium DNA segment encodes these proteins:
- a CDS encoding septal ring lytic transglycosylase RlpA family protein, producing MRGLRIGALLFLLVVLATGCHRQAGPRPIGRFPAPPPPRVAVPPPASGSYVEEGYASWYGEPYHGRRAANGEIYNMYDFTAAHRTLPFDTYLRVTNLENGKRAEVRINDRGPFVENRILDLSLAAARAIDMVGPGVARVRLEVIAEGREVPGGVRYGVQVGAFQERENAGRLKLSLETRYRPVIIVPYDSPRGLFYRVRVGSLSTESEARSLADRLAAKGFTPFVVRLD from the coding sequence GTGAGAGGCCTCCGGATCGGCGCGCTGCTTTTTCTCCTGGTCGTTTTGGCGACGGGTTGTCATCGCCAGGCAGGCCCTCGTCCGATAGGTCGTTTCCCGGCCCCACCACCACCCCGAGTCGCTGTTCCCCCGCCGGCCTCCGGCTCTTATGTCGAAGAGGGTTACGCATCCTGGTACGGCGAGCCGTACCATGGCCGCCGCGCGGCCAATGGCGAGATCTATAACATGTACGATTTCACCGCCGCACATCGCACGCTGCCCTTCGACACCTATCTCCGCGTGACCAATCTGGAGAACGGGAAAAGGGCCGAGGTGCGCATCAACGACCGAGGGCCGTTTGTGGAAAACCGGATCCTTGATCTGTCGCTGGCGGCGGCGCGGGCGATTGACATGGTCGGGCCCGGGGTGGCGCGTGTGCGGCTGGAAGTTATCGCCGAAGGGCGGGAGGTTCCCGGCGGCGTTCGATACGGCGTCCAGGTGGGGGCATTCCAGGAGCGTGAGAACGCCGGCCGTCTGAAACTGTCTCTTGAGACCCGGTATCGTCCCGTCATCATCGTGCCCTATGACTCTCCGCGCGGCCTCTTCTATCGCGTGCGCGTTGGCAGCCTTTCGACCGAGTCGGAAGCTCGCTCGCTGGCTGACCGGCTTGCCGCCAAGGGCTTCACGCCTTTTGTCGTGCGTCTCGATTAG